In Colletotrichum higginsianum IMI 349063 chromosome 1, whole genome shotgun sequence, the DNA window CAGTGGAGTGCCATTCCACACACAGAACCTACCTACCAGGTAGGTAGTTAGCTAGGTAAACAGCCAAAAGTACGCCTCCGACCCAAGAAGCAATCAAACAGACAGAGAGGCGCCTAGCCCAAAATGGTGCCGGCTTCCCCTACTCTGGCCAATGTCTTCTCTTGTCACAGCAACGGGACGAAAGTAGCGGCGAGCTTTTGACTAATGATGCCCAAATCGACATAATGAGATGCCAAAAGCCTTGGAACGCGAGCCAGCAGCTGTTGGGGCTTCCTTAACCCTCCTAGTAGACATGACAAAGCTGAAGCCCGACAATCGAACCGGGATCTCCAAGTAAATATTCACGGCTGCCAAATCTCGTAGTCTCCCTGAAAAGCCTGGTACAAGTGCTCGGGCACAGAATTCCTGGTAATGGTTTCAGATGCTGGAGGCTTCCCAAGGTCCCTTGGGTAAGTTCAATGACGATAGGCTGTGGGCCTCGCAGTGGACGGACATCCCCGAAAACGAAGCTATTCGCACGGCCGCCTAGTTAGGGGGCGGCCAGTTTCAACCACAACTAGCACTAGGCAGAGAGACACACTCTCGGGGCGAGAGTCCGGGAATCCTTTGGGCGTTGCATTTAGACATGGCAAGTATAAGGTCGCACTAGGAAGTCGATGGCCAATGTTGAAGGAAGAAAGTGCTCGGAAGCTTATGCGAATGTACGTGGCCTGTGTCGAGACGACTCACTTATCCGACCTGGATAAGCAGTCTTTACGGCTCACTAAGTCACCCATGTTCCCGTCATGTGAGCTTTGATAGAGCCCATGGCCCTGAAACAGCATGCGCCATGTCAAGTCATGTTCGTGGTCGACGGTGCTGGAGTTGACGGGCAATTCGTGCAGAGGATTAGTTTGAACAGTGTGCTGAAGCGGGCAACAGCGAAAAATGATTTctatttttattttattttttacATTAGCAGTCTGCCAATGGGCGGCAAGGGAGGCGTAATCAATTTAGACCCCTGCTATGTAGTCCAACATGCAAACATCATATTGCACATTCAACGAGAGCCACTTTGATCCTCAGATACTTAAGCGAGGATGTAGGCCTACCGATTCCTAAAGCCCACCAAGGGAGCGCAATGTGTTGCAAAATAGGCGTATACGGGGGGTCTGAGCGATTGGTGTATCACCCAACACTTTCCCATGTTCCCTGGCGATGGAGAGATCAGGATGTGTCGTCATAGGCGCTACTGGACATGTTATGCACCACAAATTCTCTCTCGCAACAGGTGGACAGACGCGCCCTTCCTCGCTAGTCGCATCATGATGAAAGGAGCAGAGGAAACGACCAAGGCAAATCGGTGATCCAAGAGTCTCGCGCGATGGGAAGCGTATGCTCACATACTCGGAAAAGCCCGCTGGGCCTACATTACGTGATCGTTTCTACTAGCATCGTCATGATGCCAAGGATATGATGATAACTGCATCTGAAGGCagtttttctttctttcacTTTGAtcctttccttttttccccccgCGAACACGTGGTCATGTATCAACGCAGCTGCCGTCCGAGGAGCCTGCTTGGGTTGATATCGCAGTTGGTTGTTGGAAACCTGGCAGACAGGCCACTGTTGTTAGGTTCCTTTCGTCTGGGTTGTTTCTTGGCACTGCTCGGACTTTCCAACTGCCAACCCATCGTTCCATTCCTACAAGTAAAGGTGTCATGTGTGCCATGGCGTGTGCCTTGTGCCTGGTGCCTTGGCAACGTTCGACGCTCCCCATTCCTCATCCTACAGTAATCCTATCTTATCCCATCTCACCCACCCACCTTCGGCACTACTCCTGTGTCGCCGCGGTATTGACGACGCTGGCCCAGAAAACGGATCCCAAACCCACTTGCGTTGGCTGGGGCTTTCTCCTTCTGTAGGGTACCTGCCTAAGATGCTGACGAATTATTCACTCATCGTTCTTACCTTGCAGTTGCATAAACCGCACAGTTCAaggcgagaaggaggtgaATTTCTACCTGCCCGGGTACTTGGGTAGGTAAGTAGCATACGTGCTTTGTAGGGTATGTACTATCTACGGATACATCTACGACAACTCGTTATCTCTTggccagcagctccagcCCTCTTCCTTGTCTTCAATCCCAGACTCCGTAAGGTCTACCCGCCGTCCTGTTTCTCTCCTGTCCAACAGAGTCCCTGTCGCAATTTCAACCCAGCTTGTTTCCCACCCTCGAAACAGACCTACGTCATCGATCAATTGCTGTCGGCGAGCTGCCGACCGTTCCTCACCTACTTATGCAAGGAAGTGAGCGACGCTCACAAGTCTTCTGTTGCTGTCCTGTATGTAGGCCACTCGTCCTCGTAATACACTCACCCACCACCCATGCGCTCGTATCTCGAACTAGCACTCAGTATACGCTGTATTCGTACCTGGTCCAAATCTGTACCAAATTGGCACGCTTTCCAGATTGGGTCGTGGACGTGAGTGGAGGATTTGACCGTAGATGCGGATGTACGTAGTTGTGGGCTTCACAACACTGATTGACAACGTCGATTGACTTTTCTCTTCGTTATCTTCCCACCAGGTCGTTCCTTCCTCTCTCCTGTCGTCTTATCCCAACCCCATCCGatcatctcatctcacctcTGTGCAAACTTACGCAATCTTGTTTGTGCCATCACTGCGCTTTTTAAATTTGCCATACTTCTGTCAATTGTCCTTGTGGTTGCACATCAATCTCTTCGTGCCgtttcctcctcccccccacccccctaCATACGCACGCTCCCATCTCAGCGAACTTCCTTCCCTGCGTTGCTGCGGATGCCACTTGTTGATCAGCGAATTGACACAACATTCCCCTTTAACCGGTCTCGACTCACCATTGCTCGCTCCCAGAACCTCCTTCTTTCCTCGATGCTCGTTGTTTACTGAAGGGGGAACCGCCTCGGGttttgccgtcgtcgtcatcatcatcatcggtCGCGAACCGGACTCCCTACTTCCGACCCCCCAATCTGCCGCCTCGCGTTTTTCCTTATTTCCCACCCCACACATGTCGGACGACTCTCGTTGAAGTTGCTCTTCGTTTGCGGTTGAAACACCGTGCCCTTCGTTGAGAGCCATGGCACCCTCTATCCTGAACTTCAGAGCTCTCCGTCGCCGTTCGAAATCCAGCTTCAAAACCGACCGCTCAAATACCGATGTTTCCAGCGATGCCAGTAACGCAACCACTCCGACCCCTACAAGCGGCGCCTCAACACCCCCCTCCATCGCCCAAAACTCCGACCCTTCTCTCAATCTCCAATTGAAGGATTCCAACCATCCTCAGGCGCGCCCGCCTCTACAGGCGGTGCCCAATTCCCACCGACAAAGCGTGTCTGGCATGACTGGTCTTGGCTCTCCCGTTGTTAATGGCAAGTCGACATTGCCCGTCTCGCCGTATGCGCCGCGAATTGCCAACATCACCGAAAACGCTTGGGTAAGTGATCCAAGCTTGTGCCCAACATCGTGTGCCCCATGCAGTGCTACATTTGAGCTATTCAATCTCCAATTGTTCCGCCACTCCCTCCGTGCTAGGGGCTCTCTCAGACAGTCAGCCACAGACGGCCGCAACCGCAGCCAGCGGCTAGTTGCAGCTTCCGAGCGCTCTGCTAACCTTTGACAAGGTTTACCAAAAGGTTCTTCTAGTACATGGGACGATCGGCGACCCTTCGCATCACTCCGTCGACGGCAACCTTTCCGTAACTCGCCTTGACGATGGCTTTCCGCCAACCTCGTGGCCCGTGGCCGACTCCCACTTCAAGGCCCTAGTTTACCTGCAGCCGGGACCCAACAAAATTCGCTTCGACTTTTCGAGCCCGAAGCTCCCCAACAGCTCTTCTTCAAACCCAATCCATGCTTCACATCTTACGGTTCACATGCTGCCAGCCAATAATTCACCTCCTTTGCAGCTCGCTATCGTGGTTGCCAAGGACTCTCCTGAGACCTTTGACGCAGTCCCTGCTCGGATCGAGCGTGAAGGCAACGGGTTGGAGACGGCAGTACGCAAGTTCCGCATGGCCGCCTATCTATGGCAGGCTTTCACAGCCGAGCAAATGTGGCGTAACAAACTTGGACGTCGCGTGTTCAGGTTTGAGGAGGAATGGGTCCCTGGCACTTCGAATCAGCGGGATCGCGACAACGGAACCTTGCGCTCCGAGGCCAGAATACACATCATCAGGTCGGATAAGACGGTTGCCGAAATTCGAGATCTCGAGTTGGCGCAGCAAAACGAGGAGGCCAGCATGAAGGGAGACCTCCACGGAATCGCTGCCGAAGCAATCAATCAATACTTCAAGCCTCTTGGCGGCCAGAAGCAGTACGTTTCCGTGCTGATGCTCGATACACAATGGGGCACGGAGACCAAGGTCGTAAGAGGGCATACAGCACTGGGAGGGAATACTGGCGGCAGTCTGCAGTTGGCTATATTTGGATCGCATTGTTTGCAGAGCTACCCGACGAGTTTCGAGGAAGTCGTCCCCGCATTTACGGACTGCACTCCGACAGACCTCGACTGCGTCGCGGACAGTTGCAACCAGGCAGGCAGCTCGTGGGAAACAGCCAACGTTGGAATTGGTGCTCACTTGCACGAGATCGGTCATCTGTTCGGATGCCCTCACCAGGAGGACGGCGTCATGCTCCGCGACTACTTAACACTAAACCGCAGCTTTGTGACCCGAGAAGCTTACTGCACCAGGACCAAGTCGAAAGGAGGGTTGGTCCTGCAGGCTGACGAGTGTGGCTGGCACCGATTGGACTGCTTGCGCTTCCGCACCCATCCGTGCTTCAGGTTGCCGAACGACCCTCCAATGAACGCCGATGACAGCGTGCATGCATTTCCAGTGGAGAGTGGAAATGTGGttgtgatggcggcgacagGCATTGCCTTTATTGAGCTTCttgccgacgatgatgactTTTGCCGACAGTGGATCGAATATCCCATCGAGAACGGCCCAGTTCAACGTCAACTTACCTTGAACGATCGCGAGCTGCGAGAGAGGCTCCCGGAGAACAAGCGTAAGGGACGACTCCGGGTTTCGGTCAAATCACACGGCGGTGGTGCATTGGACATTGACAATTTCAAAAAGCTTTGTTCCAAGGAATCGTCGTTCAAGCTGACGCCTGGTCCGCTTGGCAAGACAGCCTACCGAGGGAAAGCTCTCGGGAACTCCGCCATGCAGGGCGCTGTTTCACAAGAGGTTGTCTTTGATAGTGCCGTCAAGCAGAGCCTGGTGCTGTCGCGGGTAATCTTATATCACGAAAATGCCGTGAACGGCATTGAATTCGTCTATGACGACGACTCAACACAGTTATTTGGCAAAAGAGGAGGCAAAGAAGGCGGCGACACGTTTGAGTTTGGTATGTTACCGTGCTAGCAAAGTGCCAACCTATATGACCTAACTGGAGTTGAACAGACATTCGCCGCGGGGAGTATATCTCCGGCTTTTACGTTCGCTCGGGATCCTGGATTGAAGCTATTCAAATTCTTACCAGCCTGGGTAGGAGGTCGCCAGTGTATGGCAATGCCCACGGTGGATCTGCGTGAGTACATCGATGCAGGTTTAAGTTAACAACCTTGTGGCTAACCGCTTCCAAGACATACTTTAATCCCCCCGAGAGGATACACCATCTGTGGTGTAGCAGGCTCTTGCGGCGCCTGTGTTGACGGGTTTTCGATCCTTATTGTCCGATGAGAGTCTTATCACCCTTGGCGGGTGACGTCCCAAGGCAACTCGATTGTATTTACGACCAACAGAAGGCATAGGGTGTTGATTAATTGCATCCATGTCACAGGGGTTCAACGGCTTGTGAAGTCTATTTATGGGTTGGGTCCGCACGCCTTGGATACCATTTCTGGCAACGTGCGTTTTATGCCGGATTAATGCGCCTAAACCGTAGcattttttttcttctttcttttcgttGGCAGGCATCAGGAAAACACGCTCGAACCACAAAAGCCCTTAACAAATGAGGCATCTTGGACATAGGGAGGGGACGGACGGCATTGTAATATACATGGGTTGGCCGGCTGGCCAAGTTGACGCCGCTGGCGAGTGGCTTTGCGGCGGACAAAGGCCTGACCTCTCTCGCCGTTGTATCTACCAAACACAATAAACGGCCACGTGCGTTGATCCAGGAGCACCGGCTGTAGGCTTGGGGACTGCTTTAGAGCTTCCTGTGCCTTTGCGACTGGAATGTAAAAAGTGTCTGGTGTTGTTAGTGTTGTGATACTAAAGCGAAGCAGACGACGCAATGCGACCGGTTGGGGCTGGTTCCATGCGTTTGTTTCTTCACTCAGCTGAGGTGAGTTATCTCAaattcctttcttttttcatCTTTTTTCAAGGAGGGGTTATTCTTTGATAGCTAGGCAATCAGGGAGTTTGAAAGGAgggtcctcgaggccaaTGCAGAAGATGATGGTGAGGCAGTTTACGAAGTATGAGGTAACCCAAGGTACGTACTGGCTTAGCCATGACTTATCACGTGCAGCGAACTCAGCTGGCCTCGTTGCCATAAGGGCAGCTAGACGGCTTCGAGTCTAGAACGACAGGGCTATGACGGCATGTGCTTTTCTCAGTAGCATCCTTGTTGGCTCCCCGAGGCGGAAGAGTGTGACCGACTGACCTCACGCCTACCTGTCCAACATCCGCACCAGCACTTGCATATTCCTGTACCGACTTTTCGCTCCTTGCACCATCTTGGAGCTCATTGAAAACACTTCCTACATAACGTAGTCGTTCTGCCTGgttttcctccttctccataCTCGTCCCACA includes these proteins:
- a CDS encoding metallopeptidase, whose protein sequence is MAPSILNFRALRRRSKSSFKTDRSNTDVSSDASNATTPTPTSGASTPPSIAQNSDPSLNLQLKDSNHPQARPPLQAVPNSHRQSVSGMTGLGSPVVNGKSTLPVSPYAPRIANITENAWVYQKVLLVHGTIGDPSHHSVDGNLSVTRLDDGFPPTSWPVADSHFKALVYLQPGPNKIRFDFSSPKLPNSSSSNPIHASHLTVHMLPANNSPPLQLAIVVAKDSPETFDAVPARIEREGNGLETAVRKFRMAAYLWQAFTAEQMWRNKLGRRVFRFEEEWVPGTSNQRDRDNGTLRSEARIHIIRSDKTVAEIRDLELAQQNEEASMKGDLHGIAAEAINQYFKPLGGQKQYVSVLMLDTQWGTETKVVRGHTALGGNTGGSLQLAIFGSHCLQSYPTSFEEVVPAFTDCTPTDLDCVADSCNQAGSSWETANVGIGAHLHEIGHLFGCPHQEDGVMLRDYLTLNRSFVTREAYCTRTKSKGGLVLQADECGWHRLDCLRFRTHPCFRLPNDPPMNADDSVHAFPVESGNVVVMAATGIAFIELLADDDDFCRQWIEYPIENGPVQRQLTLNDRELRERLPENKRKGRLRVSVKSHGGGALDIDNFKKLCSKESSFKLTPGPLGKTAYRGKALGNSAMQGAVSQEVVFDSAVKQSLVLSRVILYHENAVNGIEFVYDDDSTQLFGKRGGKEGGDTFEFDIRRGEYISGFYVRSGSWIEAIQILTSLGRRSPVYGNAHGGSAHTLIPPRGYTICGVAGSCGACVDGFSILIVR